The following proteins are co-located in the Agromyces laixinhei genome:
- a CDS encoding ABC transporter permease, producing MHPEPAEAATRTSTRSTSGERRTQSFVENVSLIAGREITMRLRSKAFLISTGVLMLAVLASVMLGSIFGSQSDVPKVAAVAGATDVVESNAALDVVPAADQDAAEQLLRDGDVEAIVAPAASQPLGIVVFGLDQAPTSVVSALSVTPTVELLDPGAVDPTIAYLVAFGFGIVFFMSAITFGTTIAQSVVEEKQTRVVEILLSTVSARALLTGKVIGNSVLAFGQIVAIAALATLGLLLTGQRVLLGGLGSSVIWFVVFFAIGFVMLAALFAATAALVSRAEDIGSVTTPVTMLVMIPYFLVIFFNSNPTVLAIMSYVPFSAPVGMPMRVFLGTAQWWEPFVSLAILLATAALAVWIGERMYRNSLLKTGSRVPWGEALRG from the coding sequence ATGCACCCCGAACCCGCCGAAGCGGCCACGCGCACGTCGACCCGCTCGACGAGCGGCGAACGCCGCACGCAGAGCTTCGTCGAGAACGTCTCCCTCATCGCCGGGCGAGAGATCACGATGCGGTTGCGCAGCAAGGCGTTCCTCATCTCGACGGGCGTGCTCATGCTCGCCGTGCTCGCCTCGGTCATGCTCGGCAGCATCTTCGGCAGCCAGTCCGACGTGCCGAAGGTCGCCGCGGTCGCGGGCGCGACCGACGTCGTCGAGAGCAACGCGGCACTCGACGTCGTGCCGGCTGCCGATCAGGATGCCGCGGAGCAGTTGCTGCGCGACGGCGACGTCGAGGCGATCGTCGCGCCCGCGGCATCCCAACCGCTCGGCATCGTCGTCTTCGGCCTCGACCAGGCGCCGACCTCGGTGGTCTCGGCGCTCTCGGTGACCCCGACGGTCGAGCTGCTCGACCCGGGCGCGGTCGATCCCACGATCGCCTACCTCGTCGCGTTCGGGTTCGGCATCGTGTTCTTCATGTCGGCGATCACGTTCGGCACGACGATCGCGCAATCGGTCGTGGAGGAGAAGCAGACCAGGGTCGTCGAGATCCTGCTCTCGACCGTGTCGGCGCGTGCCCTGCTCACGGGCAAGGTCATCGGCAACAGCGTGCTCGCGTTCGGGCAGATCGTCGCGATCGCGGCGCTCGCGACGCTCGGACTCCTGCTCACCGGGCAGCGTGTGCTGCTCGGCGGGCTCGGCAGCTCCGTCATCTGGTTCGTCGTGTTCTTCGCGATCGGGTTCGTGATGCTCGCGGCGCTGTTCGCGGCGACCGCGGCGCTCGTCTCGCGCGCGGAGGACATCGGCTCGGTCACGACGCCGGTGACGATGCTCGTGATGATCCCGTACTTCCTGGTGATCTTCTTCAACAGCAACCCGACGGTGCTCGCGATCATGAGCTACGTGCCGTTCTCTGCGCCGGTCGGCATGCCCATGCGGGTCTTCCTCGGCACCGCCCAGTGGTGGGAGCCGTTCGTATCGCTCGCGATCCTGCTCGCCACCGCGGCACTCGCGGTCTGGATCGGCGAGCGGATGTATCGCAACTCGCTGTTGAAGACCGGCTCGCGGGTGCCGTGGGGAGAGGCGCTGCGCGGCTGA
- a CDS encoding ABC transporter ATP-binding protein — translation MLELHDVTKRYGERLALDHVSFTVGNGRLTGFVGGNGAGKTTTMRIILGVLASDGGTVTLGGRPLTTVDRRNFGYMPEERGLYPKMRVLEQTVYLARLHGWSAAAAHRNALELLDRLGLGERTNDTIESLSLGNQQRAQIAAALVHRPEVLILDEPFSGLDPMAVETVQGVLADTAASGAPVLFSSHQLDIVERLCDDLVIIAAGRIAASGSGDELRAEHGSERWELLTAGDLGWLRQQPGIRVADFDGGWARFEAETDAARQAALAEAVTRGEVVSFTREHTTLAQIFKEVVL, via the coding sequence ATGCTCGAACTCCACGATGTCACCAAACGCTACGGCGAGCGCCTCGCACTCGACCACGTGAGCTTCACCGTCGGCAATGGCCGGCTCACCGGGTTCGTGGGCGGCAACGGCGCCGGCAAGACCACGACGATGCGCATCATCCTCGGGGTGCTCGCATCCGACGGCGGCACCGTCACCCTCGGCGGCCGGCCGCTCACGACCGTCGACCGGCGCAACTTCGGCTACATGCCCGAAGAGCGCGGGCTGTACCCCAAGATGCGCGTGCTCGAGCAGACGGTCTACCTCGCACGCCTGCACGGCTGGAGCGCGGCCGCCGCACACCGCAACGCCCTCGAGCTGCTCGACCGTCTGGGTCTCGGCGAGCGCACGAACGACACGATCGAGTCGCTCTCGCTCGGCAACCAGCAGCGAGCCCAGATCGCGGCGGCGCTCGTGCACCGGCCCGAGGTGCTCATTCTCGACGAGCCGTTCTCGGGCCTCGACCCGATGGCCGTCGAGACGGTGCAGGGCGTGCTGGCAGATACCGCGGCATCCGGCGCACCGGTGCTCTTCTCCTCGCACCAGCTCGACATCGTCGAGCGACTCTGCGACGACCTCGTGATCATCGCAGCGGGCCGCATCGCTGCTTCGGGCAGCGGCGACGAGTTGCGTGCCGAGCACGGCTCCGAGCGATGGGAGCTGCTCACCGCCGGCGACCTGGGCTGGCTGCGTCAGCAGCCCGGCATCCGCGTCGCCGACTTCGACGGCGGCTGGGCCCGCTTCGAGGCAGAGACGGATGCCGCGCGGCAGGCCGCGCTCGCCGAGGCCGTCACCCGCGGCGAGGTCGTCAGCTTCACCCGCGAGCACACGACGCTCGCCCAGATCTTCAAGGAGGTCGTGCTGTGA
- a CDS encoding MFS transporter yields the protein MRTFVQVLANTMIANVTTSFLWFALTFWVYLETRSVLATGIIGGAYMLFIAVFSIFFGTIVDRHRKHRVMMLSSLVTLVSFTVAGVLYVVQPESALLDLGGPWFWLFSGIILFGAVVENMRNIALSTTVTLLVPEERHANANGMVGTVQGLAFLVTSVFSGLAIGMLGMGWTLAIAIAATLVALVHLLMVRIPEARPVADRDHTPAIDLRGSISAIRGAPGLFALILFSTFNNLIGGVYIALMDPYGLTLFPVEAWGIALGISSSGFIIGGIVIAKWGLGRNPIRTMLLVVVGMGLLGALFTIREWWVLYGVGIWIYMALIPAVEAAEQTVIQKVVPYRRQGRVFGFAQALEAAAAPITAFLIAPIAEFWIIPYMESGAGQATWGWVLGDGDARGIALVFLFSGLVLVVLALVAFSTRSYRMLSAEFQGAPSDAADEKIAGGTHADATHADATPTDEASVDRR from the coding sequence ATGCGCACGTTCGTGCAGGTGCTCGCGAACACGATGATCGCGAACGTGACCACGAGCTTCCTCTGGTTCGCGCTCACGTTCTGGGTGTACCTCGAGACGCGGTCGGTGCTCGCCACGGGCATCATCGGCGGCGCCTACATGCTCTTCATCGCGGTCTTCTCGATCTTCTTCGGAACGATCGTCGACCGTCACCGCAAGCACCGGGTCATGATGCTGTCGAGCCTCGTGACGCTCGTCTCGTTCACGGTCGCCGGTGTGCTCTACGTCGTGCAGCCCGAGTCGGCGCTGCTCGACCTCGGCGGTCCGTGGTTCTGGTTGTTCTCGGGCATCATCCTGTTCGGCGCCGTCGTCGAGAACATGCGCAACATCGCCCTGTCGACGACCGTGACCCTGCTCGTTCCCGAAGAACGGCACGCGAACGCCAACGGCATGGTCGGCACAGTGCAGGGGCTCGCGTTCCTCGTCACGAGCGTGTTCAGCGGGCTGGCGATCGGCATGCTCGGCATGGGGTGGACGCTCGCGATCGCCATCGCGGCGACCCTGGTCGCGCTCGTGCACCTGCTCATGGTGCGCATTCCCGAGGCTCGCCCCGTCGCCGACCGCGACCATACTCCGGCGATCGACCTGCGCGGCAGCATCTCCGCCATCCGCGGCGCACCCGGGCTGTTCGCGCTCATCCTCTTCTCGACGTTCAACAACCTCATCGGCGGCGTCTACATCGCACTGATGGACCCGTACGGTCTCACGCTCTTCCCGGTCGAGGCATGGGGCATCGCGCTCGGCATCTCCTCCTCGGGCTTCATCATCGGCGGCATCGTGATCGCGAAGTGGGGTCTCGGGCGCAACCCGATCCGCACGATGCTGCTCGTCGTCGTCGGCATGGGGCTCCTCGGCGCCCTCTTCACCATCCGCGAATGGTGGGTGCTCTACGGGGTCGGCATCTGGATCTACATGGCGCTGATCCCTGCGGTGGAGGCGGCAGAGCAGACCGTCATCCAGAAGGTCGTGCCGTACCGCAGGCAGGGGCGGGTGTTCGGCTTCGCGCAGGCACTCGAGGCGGCGGCGGCGCCGATCACCGCGTTCCTGATCGCGCCGATCGCCGAGTTCTGGATCATCCCGTACATGGAGTCGGGCGCCGGTCAGGCGACGTGGGGGTGGGTGCTCGGCGATGGCGACGCACGCGGCATCGCCCTCGTGTTCCTGTTCAGCGGGTTGGTGCTCGTGGTGCTCGCCCTCGTCGCGTTCAGCACGCGCTCCTACCGGATGCTCTCGGCGGAGTTCCAGGGCGCCCCGTCGGATGCCGCCGACGAGAAGATCGCCGGTGGGACGCACGCTGATGCGACGCACGCTGATGCGACGCCCACTGATGAGGCATCCGTCGATCGCAGATGA
- a CDS encoding SRPBCC family protein codes for MPEQTASATKQFTITRVFDAPRDVIWRAWTDPDEASAWWHPEGVVTPRESVELDVRPGGRYRYTMIAPDGSEYPTAGVYREVVEPERLVFTWGMPDDEGAPLITVTLADLGDRTEMTFHLVGIAGVPGDENVYDGWESAFHVLDGRLDGRLDAPLDGRRAGGPDAPLDNGGQR; via the coding sequence ATGCCTGAGCAGACCGCTTCCGCAACGAAGCAGTTCACGATCACACGCGTCTTCGACGCACCCCGCGATGTCATTTGGCGGGCGTGGACCGACCCCGACGAGGCCTCAGCGTGGTGGCACCCGGAGGGCGTCGTGACGCCGCGTGAGAGCGTGGAGCTCGACGTGCGCCCCGGCGGGCGCTATCGCTACACGATGATCGCACCCGACGGTTCCGAGTACCCGACAGCAGGCGTCTACCGCGAGGTGGTCGAGCCCGAACGGCTCGTCTTCACGTGGGGAATGCCCGACGACGAGGGCGCCCCGCTCATCACCGTGACGTTGGCCGACCTCGGCGATCGCACCGAGATGACGTTCCACCTCGTGGGCATCGCCGGAGTGCCGGGCGACGAGAACGTCTACGACGGCTGGGAGAGTGCCTTCCACGTGCTCGACGGGCGACTCGACGGTCGCCTCGACGCTCCGCTCGACGGGCGACGCGCGGGCGGACCCGACGCGCCGCTCGACAACGGAGGGCAGCGCTGA
- a CDS encoding ArsR/SmtB family transcription factor: MEQGPDELSLVFQALADPTRREILSRLRGGSTTVGELAEPFAMSRPAISQHLKVLERAGLIERTASAQWRTCTLRTEPLDEASAWVERHRGEWNARFDQLDERLREMKGPTDA, encoded by the coding sequence ATGGAGCAGGGGCCCGACGAGCTCAGCCTCGTGTTCCAAGCGCTCGCCGACCCGACCCGACGCGAGATCCTCTCACGGCTCCGCGGCGGGTCGACGACGGTCGGCGAACTGGCCGAGCCCTTCGCGATGAGCCGTCCGGCGATATCGCAGCACCTCAAGGTGCTCGAACGCGCCGGGCTCATCGAGCGCACAGCGTCGGCCCAATGGCGCACCTGCACCCTCCGCACCGAACCGCTCGACGAGGCGTCCGCCTGGGTCGAGCGCCATCGCGGCGAGTGGAACGCACGCTTCGATCAGCTCGACGAGCGACTCCGTGAGATGAAGGGACCGACGGATGCCTGA
- a CDS encoding glycoside hydrolase domain-containing protein — translation MLHRPALAVAASLSLVAGLLVVGSPATAAPVQATTETPSAASSALSAAPADGLDPDLELADIASRGEGDWLRYRIPSLTSAPNGDLLAIFDGRPTMNDLPSNIALLMRRSTDGGATWQEQQVIRQDAAPNGYGDPSVVVDRETDDIFVFYAASINAGFASSTTGSDPNDPNVLHADYSVSRDDGATWEHHRITRELKGDRTNWAGMFAASGEGIQLRTGEHAGRLIQQYTVRIGGANFAVSAYSDDHGETWNTSEPVGPGADENKVAELADGSVLLVSRAAPYRLTAKSTDGGETYSAFTQDRELPDPANNGSVIRAFPDAPADDPRAQILLHSNTANQNVRRNLTVRMSCDSGATWPVEKVVQSGASAYSTLTPLPGDDGELGGSYGLLYEREGYRHISYTSFDFDWLGGACASLSVATPPTFTAGQQATVQVTVANQSGAELPAAAIALSDDSTWSGAGVEVPALAAGESATVAVPLTPPATADTRTHTVRLEYRAASGTSFVDAALSVQASGLVPAPALELRPVLDAIYTGGADGLIGDRIQPWLEVVNTGNVTLTNIRLVEPAGGAACNFSSLAPGVSYVCRNNSPNHTITAADMGAGAWSTNYRATAQAAGRTIEANARLFPVDLTEGLVEEGGASVTVPSGEFATSSFARVPRVGAAGTAAGADQPLTLQVPPNGRASAQLAVTAGDDVDDLAVTVSTLTEVGEGGGSASIEGAVTVRYPEYIENQVEGGLIADPLQEVGSVDVPAGRNQPVWFTVEVPTGTEPGVYEADVAVSSAAGAIAERTLRVVVPETALRPVADRPFVLDLWSHPDAVADQLGLEPWSEEHFAALEPYWEDLAAAGQDVVNLAITEDPWLVEHEGQIRAQTWSPYRSTVDWTWDGTEFGFDFAVFDRLVTDARAAGVGNDIHVFAMLQFRNYDRITYTDTRTGERVDETVVVGDARYNEAWEAFLTAFTEHLQAKGWFDDTRLAFDEQPLARMNAAFAVLDTVSPEWRDKIALAANSLAEADIAEAISFNVSFLDDVPQSLIDERRAADKPTLFYTWNEPTVPNTVVPTPPYNTRTLGWVVEQRDLDGYLRWTYNSWPEDVYADPSFRYGQGDEYIIYPGEDGPVSSTRWELFRDGQDDAELLDIAKAELGSDHPVVAAALAGIDPAGASTPAAWATMLDHRAALITALSNADGADVDASIEGGVVAAGGIATFDVTVTAGTEPLTGVTVDVPGATSVTSHQGDEPIAAGTTGTWTVTMPVSGAPGERFTADVVVSADGDRVIEAVTVRAGIVDAVAPLAPIELDRISVASPLDTITASIPVRNLGAEARTVTLAATGLATFAGAPVSVTVAPGDTQVVELVLDPQGRSGLDELHLELSTDDGAVLASNDVSLVAGGYFLSDAELTQATNGWGPVEIDRSNGEDAAGDGAAISLGGKQYPKGFGAHAASTISLELGGKCNAVSFDYGIDDEIAAGGSILFLVRGDDSELWRSPAVMTAASATGSAVVDVTGVDRLDLVLDPQGGVGQDHGDWANIWAKCEVAAPQVQFDAVAETRCVGSKAYVTVKATNRETVPISLLVSSTYGEKSFASVSAGKNAVHSFTTRASSVPDGTVTFEASATVNGADATTTLTADYEARSCG, via the coding sequence ATGCTGCATCGACCCGCGCTGGCGGTTGCCGCCAGCCTCTCGCTCGTGGCCGGATTGCTGGTGGTCGGCTCGCCGGCCACTGCCGCGCCGGTGCAGGCCACGACCGAGACACCGTCGGCCGCGTCGAGTGCGCTGAGCGCAGCGCCCGCCGACGGCCTCGACCCCGACCTCGAGCTGGCCGACATCGCCAGCCGAGGCGAGGGCGATTGGCTGCGTTACCGCATCCCGTCGCTCACCTCCGCCCCGAACGGCGACCTGCTCGCGATCTTCGACGGCCGGCCGACGATGAACGACCTCCCGTCGAACATCGCGCTGCTCATGCGCCGCTCGACCGACGGCGGCGCGACCTGGCAGGAGCAGCAGGTCATCCGCCAAGACGCTGCGCCGAACGGCTACGGCGACCCGTCGGTGGTCGTCGACCGCGAGACCGACGACATCTTCGTGTTCTACGCCGCTTCGATCAACGCCGGGTTCGCGAGCTCCACGACGGGCAGCGACCCGAACGACCCGAACGTGCTGCACGCCGACTACTCGGTGTCACGCGACGACGGCGCGACCTGGGAGCACCACCGCATCACGCGCGAGCTGAAGGGCGACCGCACGAACTGGGCCGGCATGTTCGCCGCGAGCGGCGAGGGCATCCAGCTCCGCACCGGCGAGCACGCCGGGCGACTGATCCAGCAGTACACGGTGCGCATCGGCGGCGCCAACTTCGCGGTCTCCGCATACTCCGACGACCACGGTGAGACGTGGAACACCTCGGAGCCGGTCGGCCCGGGTGCCGACGAGAACAAGGTCGCCGAGCTCGCCGACGGCAGCGTGCTGCTCGTCTCGCGTGCCGCCCCTTACCGGTTGACGGCGAAATCGACCGACGGCGGCGAGACCTACTCGGCGTTCACGCAGGATCGCGAACTGCCCGACCCCGCGAACAACGGCTCGGTGATCCGCGCGTTCCCCGATGCGCCCGCCGATGACCCGCGCGCGCAGATCCTCCTGCATTCGAACACCGCCAACCAGAACGTACGCCGCAACCTCACGGTTCGCATGAGCTGCGACAGCGGCGCCACCTGGCCGGTCGAGAAGGTCGTGCAGTCCGGGGCATCCGCCTACTCGACCCTCACCCCCCTTCCCGGCGATGACGGCGAGCTCGGCGGATCGTACGGCCTGCTCTACGAGCGCGAGGGCTACCGGCACATCTCGTACACGAGCTTCGACTTCGACTGGCTCGGCGGCGCCTGCGCCTCTCTCAGCGTGGCGACGCCGCCGACCTTCACCGCCGGTCAGCAGGCCACCGTGCAGGTCACGGTCGCGAACCAGAGCGGAGCAGAGCTCCCCGCCGCCGCCATCGCGCTGTCCGACGACTCGACGTGGAGCGGTGCCGGAGTCGAGGTCCCCGCGCTCGCCGCGGGCGAATCCGCGACCGTGGCCGTGCCCCTGACGCCGCCGGCGACCGCCGACACGCGCACGCACACGGTGCGACTCGAATACCGTGCCGCGAGCGGCACCTCGTTCGTCGACGCCGCCCTCAGCGTGCAGGCGTCCGGTCTCGTGCCTGCGCCCGCGCTCGAGCTCCGCCCGGTGCTCGACGCCATCTACACGGGCGGCGCCGACGGCCTGATCGGCGACCGCATCCAGCCGTGGCTCGAAGTGGTCAACACCGGCAACGTGACGCTGACGAACATCCGGCTCGTCGAACCCGCGGGCGGTGCTGCCTGCAACTTCTCGTCGCTCGCGCCGGGCGTGAGCTACGTCTGCCGCAACAACTCGCCGAACCATACGATCACCGCGGCCGACATGGGTGCCGGCGCGTGGTCGACGAACTACCGCGCCACCGCGCAGGCTGCCGGACGGACCATCGAGGCGAACGCCCGCCTGTTCCCCGTCGACCTGACCGAAGGACTCGTCGAGGAGGGCGGCGCCTCCGTGACGGTCCCATCGGGCGAGTTCGCGACCTCCTCGTTCGCACGCGTGCCTCGCGTCGGGGCGGCCGGAACCGCCGCGGGCGCTGACCAGCCGCTGACACTGCAGGTTCCGCCGAACGGGCGCGCGAGCGCACAGCTCGCCGTCACCGCCGGCGATGACGTCGATGACCTCGCCGTGACGGTGTCCACGCTCACCGAGGTGGGCGAGGGCGGCGGCTCGGCGAGCATCGAAGGCGCCGTCACGGTGCGCTACCCCGAGTACATCGAGAACCAGGTCGAGGGCGGGCTCATCGCCGACCCCCTGCAGGAGGTCGGCTCGGTCGACGTTCCTGCAGGAAGGAACCAGCCGGTCTGGTTCACGGTCGAGGTGCCGACCGGCACTGAGCCGGGCGTCTACGAAGCGGATGTCGCGGTGTCGAGCGCTGCGGGAGCGATCGCCGAGCGCACCCTGCGCGTCGTCGTGCCCGAGACCGCGCTCCGCCCGGTCGCGGACCGCCCGTTCGTGCTCGACCTCTGGTCGCACCCCGACGCCGTCGCCGACCAGCTCGGACTCGAGCCGTGGAGCGAAGAGCACTTCGCGGCGCTCGAACCGTACTGGGAAGACCTCGCCGCGGCCGGCCAAGACGTCGTGAACCTCGCGATCACCGAGGACCCGTGGCTCGTGGAGCACGAGGGCCAGATCCGCGCGCAGACGTGGAGCCCGTACCGTTCGACGGTCGATTGGACCTGGGACGGCACGGAGTTCGGCTTCGACTTCGCGGTCTTCGACCGCCTCGTCACCGACGCCCGCGCCGCGGGGGTCGGCAACGACATCCATGTCTTCGCCATGCTGCAGTTCCGGAACTACGACCGCATCACCTACACCGACACGCGCACGGGTGAGCGGGTCGATGAGACGGTCGTCGTCGGCGATGCCCGCTACAACGAGGCGTGGGAGGCCTTTCTCACGGCGTTCACCGAGCACCTGCAGGCGAAGGGCTGGTTCGATGACACGCGACTCGCCTTCGACGAGCAGCCGCTCGCACGCATGAACGCCGCCTTCGCGGTGCTCGACACGGTGAGCCCCGAGTGGCGCGACAAGATCGCGCTCGCAGCCAACTCGCTCGCCGAAGCGGACATCGCCGAGGCGATCTCGTTCAACGTGAGCTTCCTCGACGACGTGCCGCAATCGCTCATCGACGAGCGCCGCGCCGCCGACAAGCCCACGCTCTTCTACACCTGGAACGAGCCGACGGTGCCGAACACCGTGGTGCCCACGCCCCCGTACAACACCCGCACGCTGGGCTGGGTCGTCGAGCAGCGCGACCTCGACGGCTACCTGCGGTGGACGTACAACTCATGGCCCGAGGATGTGTACGCCGACCCGAGCTTCCGCTACGGCCAGGGTGACGAGTACATCATCTATCCGGGCGAGGACGGCCCGGTCTCGTCGACCCGATGGGAGCTGTTCCGCGACGGGCAGGACGACGCCGAACTGCTCGACATCGCCAAGGCGGAGCTCGGCTCCGATCACCCGGTCGTCGCGGCCGCCCTCGCCGGTATCGACCCTGCGGGCGCGTCAACGCCTGCGGCGTGGGCGACGATGCTCGACCACCGCGCCGCACTGATCACCGCGCTGTCGAACGCCGACGGCGCCGATGTCGACGCGTCGATCGAGGGCGGCGTGGTCGCTGCCGGCGGCATCGCCACCTTCGACGTGACGGTCACCGCGGGCACGGAACCGCTGACCGGCGTGACGGTCGACGTGCCCGGCGCGACCAGCGTCACCTCGCATCAGGGCGACGAACCCATCGCAGCGGGCACGACCGGCACGTGGACCGTGACGATGCCCGTGAGCGGTGCCCCAGGGGAGAGGTTCACGGCGGACGTCGTCGTCTCGGCCGACGGTGATCGCGTGATCGAGGCGGTGACCGTGCGGGCCGGCATCGTGGACGCCGTCGCTCCGCTCGCACCGATCGAGCTCGATCGCATCAGCGTCGCGAGCCCGCTCGACACGATCACCGCGAGCATTCCTGTGCGGAACCTCGGGGCCGAGGCGCGAACGGTCACGCTCGCGGCCACGGGCCTCGCGACCTTCGCCGGAGCGCCGGTGAGCGTCACCGTGGCCCCCGGGGACACCCAGGTGGTCGAGCTCGTGCTCGACCCGCAGGGGCGCAGCGGCCTCGACGAACTGCATCTCGAGCTCTCGACCGACGACGGAGCCGTGCTCGCGTCGAACGACGTCAGCCTCGTGGCGGGCGGGTACTTCCTCTCCGACGCGGAGTTGACGCAGGCGACGAACGGCTGGGGTCCGGTCGAGATCGATCGGTCGAACGGCGAGGACGCCGCCGGCGACGGCGCAGCGATCTCGCTCGGCGGCAAGCAGTACCCGAAGGGCTTCGGCGCGCACGCCGCATCGACGATCTCGCTCGAGCTCGGCGGCAAGTGCAACGCGGTCTCCTTCGACTACGGCATCGACGACGAGATCGCCGCGGGCGGTTCCATCCTGTTCCTCGTTCGCGGCGACGACAGCGAGCTGTGGCGCTCCCCTGCGGTCATGACGGCGGCGAGCGCCACCGGCAGCGCGGTCGTCGACGTGACGGGCGTCGACCGGCTCGACCTCGTGCTCGACCCGCAGGGCGGGGTCGGCCAGGACCACGGCGACTGGGCGAACATCTGGGCGAAGTGCGAGGTGGCGGCGCCGCAGGTGCAGTTCGACGCCGTCGCCGAGACCCGGTGCGTGGGCTCGAAGGCGTATGTCACGGTCAAGGCGACCAACCGCGAGACCGTGCCGATCTCGCTTCTCGTGAGCTCGACGTACGGAGAGAAGTCGTTCGCGAGCGTTTCGGCGGGCAAGAACGCGGTGCACTCGTTCACCACCCGCGCATCGAGCGTGCCAGACGGAACGGTCACGTTCGAAGCCAGTGCAACCGTGAACGGCGCTGATGCGACGACGACACTCACGGCGGACTACGAAGCGCGCTCCTGCGGCTGA
- the panD gene encoding aspartate 1-decarboxylase → MFRTMLKSKIHRATVTHADLHYVGSVTIDRNLMDAAELLPGEQVSIVDVTNGARLETYVIEGERGSGVVGINGAAAHLVHEGDLVILISYAQFEDAAARAFEPHIVHVDHENRIVALGHDAAEPGETGARRSPHAAA, encoded by the coding sequence GTGTTCCGCACCATGCTGAAGTCGAAGATCCACCGCGCAACCGTCACGCACGCCGACCTCCATTACGTCGGCTCCGTCACGATCGACCGCAACCTCATGGATGCCGCCGAGCTCCTCCCCGGCGAGCAGGTCTCCATCGTCGACGTGACGAACGGCGCGCGGCTCGAGACCTACGTGATCGAGGGCGAGCGGGGCTCGGGCGTGGTCGGCATCAACGGTGCCGCGGCCCACCTCGTGCACGAGGGCGACCTCGTCATCCTCATCTCCTACGCGCAGTTCGAGGATGCGGCGGCGCGCGCATTCGAGCCGCACATCGTGCACGTCGACCACGAGAACCGCATCGTCGCCCTCGGCCATGACGCCGCCGAGCCCGGCGAGACCGGCGCGCGGCGCTCGCCGCACGCAGCCGCCTGA
- a CDS encoding response regulator, with translation MNIRVLVVDDQSLVRGGFRTILDSEEGIEVIGEAANGEEAIAAVAALAPDVVCMDVQMPGMDGLEATRRITADEAADAAVLVLTTFNREDYLFAALEAGASGFLLKNSSPEQLIEAVQVVARGDALLSPDVTRRVIEAATGASAGRAAAGRAAGGHRTADRAAIAGDRIDDTVELDSLTEREREVLEHLAAGISNAEIAERLWVGESTVKTHVSKVLMKLGLRDRVHAVVYAYEHGVVRPRG, from the coding sequence ATGAACATCCGCGTGCTCGTGGTCGACGACCAGTCGCTCGTGCGGGGCGGGTTCCGCACGATCCTCGATTCGGAGGAGGGCATCGAGGTCATCGGCGAGGCCGCGAACGGCGAAGAGGCGATCGCCGCGGTGGCTGCGCTCGCCCCCGACGTGGTCTGCATGGACGTGCAGATGCCCGGCATGGACGGACTCGAGGCGACCCGGCGCATCACCGCCGACGAGGCCGCCGACGCCGCGGTGCTCGTGCTCACGACGTTCAATCGCGAGGACTACCTGTTCGCCGCGCTCGAGGCCGGCGCGAGCGGGTTCCTGCTGAAGAACTCGAGCCCCGAACAGCTCATCGAGGCGGTGCAGGTCGTCGCCCGCGGCGACGCCCTGTTGTCTCCGGATGTCACGCGGCGCGTCATCGAGGCCGCCACGGGCGCGTCCGCCGGCCGAGCAGCTGCCGGCCGGGCAGCGGGCGGCCATCGCACAGCCGACCGAGCGGCGATCGCCGGCGATCGTATCGACGACACCGTCGAACTCGACTCGCTCACCGAACGCGAGCGCGAGGTGCTCGAGCACCTCGCGGCGGGCATCTCGAACGCCGAGATCGCGGAGCGGCTCTGGGTCGGCGAGTCCACCGTCAAGACGCACGTCTCCAAGGTGCTCATGAAGCTCGGCCTGCGCGACCGGGTGCATGCGGTCGTGTACGCCTACGAGCACGGGGTGGTGCGGCCTCGCGGCTGA